The DNA window AGTAAAGGGGCCGCGATTTATCATGATACTCCTGGGCCAGGATATTCATCTTTTCAATGGTGGGCTTTAAGGGGCGACCTGCGTCTTTTTCCTTAACCAATCTTCTGGCAAAAGAGGCCACCGCGGCTGTTTCCCCGTGCATTACATAAATTTCTGTCGTAGGGGTTCCTAAAGTAAAAATGTTATTATTATTCGCTTGGGGCCCGCCCATAATGTAATGAGCAGCGGCCGTTCCTTTTCTTAGAACCACGCACATCATCGGCATATTCGTCTGCTCGATGGAGTAAATCAAGGACTGCCCCAACCCCAGGAGCTCAGCTTTTTCGGCTATGTCTCCTACATCGATGCCGGATGTATCCTGAAACCAAATGATGGGCAGCCGGTCTCTGCCGCACTGCGTGACGAACTCATTCAACTTGATCAGCCCTTGCCGATAAAACTTTCCGCCGACGCCGGGGTAGGGAGCATATTCAGGGTATCCCTTGGGCAAGAATCCCTGCCGATTGCCAATAATCCCGACCGCAAAGCCATCAACTTTTGCCAGGCCGGTGTAGACCTCCGGGCCATAATCAGGTCGGAACTCCATGTGTTCACTGTTATCCGTCAGCCGGGCAAGAACCTCTTCAAAATTGTAAGCCAGCTTTTGATTGAAGGGAACCAGCCGGTCGATCTCTGCGGCTGAAAACTTAGGTTCTTTGGGCTCGGCCACCCTGAAAAACTTGGGATGATAGGCAGGGAGGTACTTCATGTATTCTTTCAGAGCATCCAAAACCCCTTCTTCCGTTTCAAAGACAGCCCGGAAGAAACCAGTGGAGTCGTAATGAATCTCCACCCGTCCAGGAGGAACGCTCTTAAACTTTCTTGTGGCGTCAATAATCATCTCGGCCCCTTCCTCGTCAAAAAACCCTTTGGGACTCATCCCGCTGACAATGCCGCCTCCCCCGACGGCGATATTGCAATTCTTATGGGCCAAAAGGATGGTGGGGCTGATCCCTTGGTATCCCCCCCCTGCCGGGTTGGTCCCATAAATTCCGGCAAGAACTGGAATCCCCAATTGCTCAAGTTCAGCATGCCGGAAGAAGGTGGTCCCGCTTCCCCTCCGGTTGGCGTATACCTTCTCCTGTTCGGGGAGCTTCACCCCACTGCAATTCACTAACCAAACCAGAGGTAGATAGAGGTTCTTGGCCATGTCGGTAACCCGCAAAATATTTTCTGCCTGACCGGCAATCCAGGCCCCCGCCATTACTTTATTGTCAAAACCGATGACCACTGCCCATTTTCCGCTGATCTTACCCAGTCCATCGACCACGCCAGTTGTCCCTGATTCCTCATCCATGGGGTCAAAGAGGGTGTGCAAGGGGCACCAGGTTCCCGGGTCCAACAAATATTCCAGCCTCTGGTAGACGGTCATTTCCCCCCTTTTATTAATTTCTTCTGTGGAAATTCCCGCCTTTTTCACTTTCTCCACAGCCTCAGTAATCTTTTTTTCAACCTCTCTGATCTGTTTGACACTTTCTTCTGTACTCTTAATTTGTTTTTCGGTTAAGGGTTTACCGAAATCAACCATTTTCTCAAAATATGCTTTCATCTATCGTTCCTCCTGCTTTCAAGATTTCATGTTTAAACCATATATAAAAATAAATATTTTAACAAGAAATTTTTCTCTATCTATCTCCAAAAGGGTTGACTTGA is part of the Deltaproteobacteria bacterium genome and encodes:
- a CDS encoding carboxyl transferase domain-containing protein, with product MKAYFEKMVDFGKPLTEKQIKSTEESVKQIREVEKKITEAVEKVKKAGISTEEINKRGEMTVYQRLEYLLDPGTWCPLHTLFDPMDEESGTTGVVDGLGKISGKWAVVIGFDNKVMAGAWIAGQAENILRVTDMAKNLYLPLVWLVNCSGVKLPEQEKVYANRRGSGTTFFRHAELEQLGIPVLAGIYGTNPAGGGYQGISPTILLAHKNCNIAVGGGGIVSGMSPKGFFDEEGAEMIIDATRKFKSVPPGRVEIHYDSTGFFRAVFETEEGVLDALKEYMKYLPAYHPKFFRVAEPKEPKFSAAEIDRLVPFNQKLAYNFEEVLARLTDNSEHMEFRPDYGPEVYTGLAKVDGFAVGIIGNRQGFLPKGYPEYAPYPGVGGKFYRQGLIKLNEFVTQCGRDRLPIIWFQDTSGIDVGDIAEKAELLGLGQSLIYSIEQTNMPMMCVVLRKGTAAAHYIMGGPQANNNNIFTLGTPTTEIYVMHGETAAVASFARRLVKEKDAGRPLKPTIEKMNILAQEYHDKSRPLYCAQTGFVDEIVSFADMRKYMVAFAGSAYQNPRSICPHNHMMLPRLIKG